The Neobacillus sp. PS3-34 genome has a window encoding:
- the galU gene encoding UTP--glucose-1-phosphate uridylyltransferase GalU — MIRKAVIPAAGLGTRFLPATKAQPKEMLPIVDKPTIQYIIEEAVQSGIEDIIIVTGRNKRAIEDHFDKSFELETLLEKSGKHDMLELVENISNMVDIHYVRQKEPLRLGHAVLCAKKFIGNEPFAVLLGDDIVDSEVPALKQMMDQYNEVQSSILGCNEVPRSETDKYGIVNYSEQTGELYKVKSLVEKPAVEDAPSTQAIVGRYILTPAIFEKLEQIGPDKKGEIQLTDAIDKLLEEESIYSYILKGNRYDVGDKFGFLQATIDYAMKREDLRRKLENYLKQIL, encoded by the coding sequence ATGATTAGAAAAGCAGTTATTCCTGCTGCCGGCTTAGGCACACGCTTCCTTCCGGCAACAAAGGCACAGCCGAAAGAAATGCTGCCGATTGTTGATAAACCGACCATTCAATACATCATTGAGGAAGCGGTCCAATCTGGAATTGAGGATATCATCATTGTTACAGGACGCAATAAGCGGGCAATCGAGGACCATTTCGATAAGTCGTTTGAATTAGAAACACTCCTCGAAAAGTCAGGTAAGCACGATATGCTGGAGCTTGTTGAGAACATTTCCAATATGGTTGATATTCATTATGTGCGCCAGAAGGAGCCACTTCGCCTAGGGCATGCCGTGTTATGCGCAAAGAAGTTTATCGGCAATGAGCCATTTGCCGTTTTGCTTGGCGATGATATCGTCGACAGCGAGGTTCCGGCTCTTAAGCAGATGATGGATCAGTATAACGAAGTACAGTCATCCATCCTTGGATGCAATGAGGTTCCGCGTTCTGAGACAGATAAGTACGGAATTGTTAATTATTCTGAACAGACTGGTGAATTATATAAGGTAAAGAGCCTGGTTGAGAAGCCGGCAGTTGAAGATGCTCCATCGACACAGGCAATTGTGGGCCGTTATATTTTGACACCTGCGATTTTTGAAAAGCTAGAGCAGATCGGTCCTGATAAAAAGGGAGAAATCCAGCTTACAGATGCTATCGATAAGCTGCTTGAGGAAGAATCCATTTATTCCTATATTTTAAAAGGCAACCGCTATGATGTAGGGGACAAGTTTGGATTCCTGCAGGCAACGATTGATTACGCCATGAAGCGCGAGGATTTAAGGCGAAAGCTAGAAAATTATTTAAAACAAATTCTATAG
- a CDS encoding glycosyltransferase family 4 protein, which translates to MKLIYLCQHFPPETGAPQIRVYEVSKELINRGHQVEVLTAFPHHPKGVIPDEYKGMFYLFENWDGIPVHRSWIYPSPKGSFWKRLVSYFSFTFSSFYSIIKAKPTDVIICNSPPLFLGITGYLGAKMKRAKFVFNVADIWPESAVELGILNNKSFIRMAEWLELFLYKKSWKIATATDGIREYMIRKGKKAEDVFLLPNGVNTDTFSPLPKDTALIKELGLEGKKVFMYGGTLGYAQGLDSVLEAASLLKDTHPEAHFLFVGDGQEREKLLGMVEELGLHNVTFYGSVPVSEMPRMFSIADYSVVSLRNIELFKGARPSKIFPALSSGTPVLYCGEGESASILEEYNCGKIAPPENKKGIAAAVKELLAVPEEEYQIMCENGRKLAIEQYSWKKIVDDLLQQVSSAEKEKAEHNRQPVPIGGQAVFISRKRFAAK; encoded by the coding sequence ATGAAATTGATTTATTTATGCCAGCATTTTCCGCCTGAAACGGGTGCTCCCCAGATTCGTGTTTATGAAGTAAGTAAAGAACTAATAAACCGGGGGCACCAGGTGGAAGTACTTACAGCATTCCCCCACCATCCAAAGGGAGTCATCCCGGATGAGTATAAGGGCATGTTCTACTTATTTGAAAATTGGGATGGCATTCCGGTCCATCGTTCATGGATTTATCCGTCACCGAAGGGAAGCTTTTGGAAGCGGCTGGTTTCCTATTTTTCGTTTACCTTCAGTTCATTTTATTCGATTATTAAGGCAAAGCCGACGGATGTCATTATCTGCAACTCGCCGCCGCTGTTCCTCGGGATCACCGGGTATCTTGGCGCTAAGATGAAAAGGGCGAAGTTTGTATTCAATGTCGCGGATATCTGGCCGGAATCAGCAGTAGAGCTTGGGATTTTAAATAATAAAAGCTTCATCCGCATGGCGGAATGGCTCGAGTTATTTTTGTATAAAAAATCTTGGAAAATCGCTACTGCTACAGACGGGATAAGAGAGTATATGATTCGTAAGGGGAAGAAGGCAGAGGATGTGTTCTTGTTACCGAATGGGGTCAATACGGATACTTTTTCCCCGCTGCCAAAGGATACTGCGTTAATCAAAGAGCTCGGGCTCGAAGGCAAGAAGGTATTTATGTACGGTGGAACACTTGGTTACGCACAGGGACTCGATTCCGTGCTTGAAGCTGCTTCATTGTTAAAGGACACTCATCCGGAGGCACACTTCCTGTTTGTCGGAGATGGCCAAGAGCGCGAGAAGCTTCTCGGGATGGTCGAAGAGCTCGGCTTGCATAATGTAACCTTCTACGGTTCGGTTCCAGTTTCCGAGATGCCAAGAATGTTCTCAATCGCTGATTACAGCGTCGTTTCGTTGCGAAATATTGAACTATTCAAAGGTGCACGCCCATCCAAGATTTTCCCAGCACTTTCGTCCGGGACGCCTGTCCTGTACTGCGGTGAAGGTGAAAGTGCCTCTATTCTTGAAGAATATAATTGTGGTAAAATTGCTCCTCCTGAAAATAAGAAAGGCATTGCAGCTGCAGTTAAGGAGCTGCTGGCAGTTCCAGAGGAAGAATACCAGATTATGTGTGAAAATGGCCGCAAGCTGGCTATCGAGCAATACTCATGGAAAAAGATCGTCGATGACCTTCTGCAGCAAGTAAGCAGTGCTGAGAAGGAAAAGGCCGAGCATAATAGGCAGCCTGTTCCTATAGGGGGACAGGCTGTTTTTATTTCGAGAAAAAGGTTTGCCGCGAAATAA
- a CDS encoding SpoIID/LytB domain-containing protein, translating into MDVKQFGRGEIIEKSLLAHLLFDFIIGLSPASDAAEPVQYPDEVNVSVYLSSSFPMLLNGTYQLVSKDTNQTTVIPPNTTITIKKATNGITVSYTGFSQTSAKGFDLQELRGTSKLAVFTMDTEMKRGASSNYETVKVFKAGESADYIDPPFTNSDGQTWYKVSSGSLSGWVPFTWVNLIDAPSLALAKVNNNLTYRGSFFLKPNGSKTELINILDMEDYLKGVVPSEMPASWPKEALKAQAIAARSYAANMLMLTSTATSQVYRGYTGEDSRTNQAIQETDGLLVKYNGKPIQAFFFSTSGGRTANVSDVWNSDQKYFPYLAAVDDPYESSKYSNWTQTVPAATILKSFGFSSDTLLNDITVSKTGANGPEVRGITVKTSKGDKTITGNESEIRKLFPSSDSSVYNMLFSNWFSLQTTKEQADLSAQTSTGTVSIDTVKGQTVQTASSKITVSDSNVQIQTANGIVSSEGNNIATITVSGKGWGHRIGMSQYGAKGYAEHGYTAEQIITHYFTGTTVSK; encoded by the coding sequence ATGGATGTTAAGCAGTTTGGGCGAGGTGAGATAATTGAAAAAAGTTTACTCGCTCATCTGCTTTTTGATTTTATTATTGGCCTTTCCCCTGCAAGTGACGCAGCGGAGCCGGTTCAATATCCTGATGAGGTGAATGTTTCAGTCTATCTTTCCAGCAGTTTTCCCATGCTGTTAAACGGCACCTACCAGCTTGTAAGCAAAGATACGAACCAGACTACTGTGATACCACCAAATACGACCATTACAATTAAAAAAGCAACTAACGGCATTACGGTCAGCTATACAGGCTTTAGCCAGACCTCTGCCAAGGGCTTCGACTTGCAGGAATTGCGCGGAACCTCCAAGCTGGCTGTTTTTACAATGGATACCGAAATGAAAAGAGGCGCCTCCTCCAACTATGAAACAGTGAAGGTTTTCAAAGCAGGAGAGAGTGCCGACTATATTGATCCACCTTTCACCAACTCAGACGGCCAGACATGGTATAAGGTGTCCTCTGGCAGCTTATCGGGATGGGTGCCGTTTACATGGGTCAATTTAATTGATGCACCATCGCTAGCTTTAGCAAAGGTAAACAATAACCTGACGTACCGGGGCAGCTTCTTTCTGAAGCCAAATGGCAGCAAAACAGAGCTAATCAATATTCTCGATATGGAGGATTATCTGAAGGGTGTCGTACCGAGCGAAATGCCTGCCTCCTGGCCGAAGGAAGCCTTAAAAGCGCAAGCAATCGCGGCAAGAAGCTATGCAGCCAATATGCTTATGCTGACAAGTACCGCTACAAGCCAGGTTTACCGAGGCTATACAGGTGAAGACAGCCGTACGAATCAAGCAATTCAGGAAACGGACGGCTTGCTCGTAAAATACAACGGCAAACCGATTCAGGCTTTCTTCTTTTCAACAAGCGGCGGCAGAACTGCCAATGTCAGCGATGTATGGAACTCAGACCAAAAGTATTTCCCGTATCTTGCAGCGGTAGACGATCCATATGAATCATCTAAGTATTCAAATTGGACCCAAACCGTCCCTGCCGCAACAATCCTGAAATCATTTGGTTTTTCTTCCGATACATTACTTAATGATATTACCGTTTCAAAAACGGGAGCAAACGGTCCTGAGGTTCGGGGAATTACCGTTAAAACTTCAAAAGGTGATAAAACGATCACAGGAAATGAATCGGAAATCCGAAAGCTGTTTCCTTCGTCTGATAGCAGTGTGTATAATATGCTTTTCTCTAACTGGTTTAGCCTCCAGACAACAAAGGAACAAGCGGATCTTTCCGCACAAACCTCCACTGGCACAGTTAGCATTGATACAGTAAAAGGCCAGACGGTCCAAACAGCCAGCAGCAAAATCACAGTGAGTGATTCAAATGTCCAGATTCAAACCGCCAATGGTATCGTAAGCTCAGAAGGCAATAACATTGCGACGATTACTGTTTCCGGAAAAGGCTGGGGCCACCGCATCGGAATGAGCCAGTACGGCGCCAAAGGTTATGCTGAACATGGATATACAGCAGAACAAATCATCACTCATTACTTTACAGGAACAACGGTTTCGAAATAA
- a CDS encoding SH3 domain-containing protein gives MNRSKKAIIAGAIAVGIGSGAVLFTPGGSNAAGNVVLASVDWVTSQINPMKTKMTALETKLASQQQEIDSLRAQINNNPPATPPTEGQLPSVVYTVNASAPIRSGASTNYKIIAAKPKGTALKVIDSVKLSTGVWYRVELSSTLKGWILATDITVNKPSTVAPTQVYIKINAIVRRGASTSYPAVDSIPAGKTVKYVGSFTNTKGETWYNVVTSSGVKGWMLSSLGEVR, from the coding sequence ATGAACCGATCAAAAAAGGCAATTATTGCAGGTGCAATCGCAGTAGGCATTGGATCAGGAGCAGTACTGTTTACACCAGGCGGAAGTAATGCAGCAGGAAATGTGGTATTGGCGAGCGTCGATTGGGTAACATCCCAAATCAATCCCATGAAAACAAAAATGACTGCTTTGGAAACAAAGCTTGCCAGCCAGCAGCAGGAAATCGATAGTCTTCGTGCACAAATCAACAACAACCCTCCGGCTACTCCTCCAACAGAGGGACAATTGCCGTCAGTTGTATATACGGTTAATGCTTCTGCACCTATCCGGTCCGGTGCCTCAACCAACTATAAAATCATCGCAGCCAAACCAAAGGGCACAGCATTAAAAGTAATTGATTCTGTTAAACTATCAACAGGGGTATGGTACAGGGTTGAGCTTTCCTCCACTTTAAAGGGTTGGATACTTGCAACAGATATAACAGTTAATAAGCCTTCTACAGTCGCGCCAACTCAGGTTTACATTAAGATCAACGCTATTGTCCGCCGCGGTGCTTCAACTTCCTATCCAGCTGTTGATAGCATTCCAGCGGGAAAAACGGTTAAATATGTAGGCTCATTCACGAATACAAAAGGTGAAACCTGGTATAACGTTGTAACATCATCAGGAGTAAAAGGATGGATGTTAAGCAGTTTGGGCGAGGTGAGATAA
- a CDS encoding N-acetylmuramoyl-L-alanine amidase has product MANSIQDKLIDSLGTYDRGVKEQDFYVNRMNALPSVLVEMAYISNPNEETLLRSTTFRQKVATGIRKGLEEYFNNF; this is encoded by the coding sequence ATGGCAAATTCGATTCAGGATAAACTTATCGACTCATTGGGCACCTATGACAGAGGCGTGAAGGAACAGGATTTCTATGTAAATAGAATGAATGCCCTTCCTAGCGTTCTAGTTGAAATGGCCTACATTTCAAACCCAAACGAAGAGACACTTTTACGTTCGACAACTTTTAGACAAAAAGTCGCAACAGGAATCCGTAAAGGTTTAGAGGAGTATTTTAACAATTTCTAA
- a CDS encoding N-acetylmuramoyl-L-alanine amidase, protein MAEKIREQSAKGLREKDANLGTALLLKAELEKYGAIVKMTRSTDIFLELSERTFIANSSDFDAFISVHSDSLNTTATGSTSYYNTSVNFNGQEAKQWQIRFRINLSTHWAPMTEA, encoded by the coding sequence ATGGCGGAAAAGATACGGGAGCAATCGGCGAAAGGCCTTCGTGAAAAAGATGCGAATCTCGGAACTGCCCTGCTTTTAAAAGCAGAGCTTGAGAAATACGGGGCAATTGTAAAGATGACTCGTTCAACAGATATTTTCCTTGAATTATCGGAACGTACGTTTATAGCAAATTCATCCGATTTTGATGCGTTTATCAGTGTTCATTCAGATTCTCTTAATACTACTGCTACCGGATCAACAAGCTATTATAATACGTCCGTAAATTTCAACGGCCAAGAAGCAAAGCAATGGCAAATTCGATTCAGGATAAACTTATCGACTCATTGGGCACCTATGACAGAGGCGTGA
- a CDS encoding SH3 domain-containing protein has product MKKIIASSVLATTVLFPVLVNAEEFPQNYTTVQKVEIHKGATLSYPVVTSINSGQKVTAIDEFTNTSGELWYRLAIGDLKGWAKADQLNKVSASIIPAGQNAVVVQTSAAIRRGATSSYAIVKSVAKGQTVKVLANVTNSAKELWYQVEKDGIKGWVKAEQLGPVTASTTLIPNGQYGTVVQSSAAIRKGATSSYVIVKTVSKDQTVKVIGNFKNSLHEQWYQVEKDGIKGWMIGSALKQAALPPAPATDTALPEIGSYVYSQLNGLEARRGAALSYAKVATLSVNQKVMVTHQYVSSTGEAWVKVQITPTLAGWVPAANISDTQSINLNLYVTADSANLRSGASMDDSIVGQTPKGSTLKAVSQKSDPDGDIWYKVVMNDGTFAWVAGSVVSKQAPALSSLYVATRNTNLYSGASTQYKVKQKLAFLSKVTVLKEFTNSLDQTWVNIKTSAGVTGWTPKKELVSSKSEIHYVYAMNKAAVRRGASVKYAVNASLKENESIMVLNELNGWLNVETSTGIRGWVDKSLTSPVSLKRLITPYTETVDGDQYLNWKKPYNYKFTYTALSGNRLKLTGGFTDIELPSFIVPGIKSVEALPLSSTEKSLIITFEPGYTFTLRNFADKVSVKVVPTGIAGKKIIIDAGHGGKDTGAIGERPS; this is encoded by the coding sequence GTGAAAAAAATCATAGCTTCTTCGGTCCTTGCCACAACTGTTCTGTTTCCTGTCCTCGTAAATGCCGAAGAATTTCCGCAAAATTATACCACTGTCCAAAAGGTAGAAATCCACAAAGGGGCTACCTTAAGCTATCCTGTCGTGACTTCTATTAATTCCGGCCAAAAGGTAACTGCAATTGATGAATTCACCAATACTTCGGGTGAATTATGGTATAGATTAGCAATTGGCGACCTTAAAGGATGGGCAAAAGCTGATCAATTGAACAAAGTGAGTGCTTCCATCATCCCGGCAGGTCAAAATGCCGTCGTAGTTCAAACCTCTGCTGCAATCCGCAGAGGCGCAACAAGTTCTTATGCCATTGTGAAATCCGTCGCTAAAGGCCAAACGGTCAAAGTGCTGGCAAATGTCACTAATAGCGCCAAAGAATTATGGTACCAGGTTGAAAAGGATGGTATTAAAGGATGGGTTAAGGCTGAGCAATTAGGCCCTGTTACAGCAAGCACCACCCTAATACCGAATGGTCAATACGGAACTGTCGTCCAAAGCTCTGCTGCAATTCGCAAAGGCGCGACAAGCTCTTATGTAATCGTTAAAACGGTATCTAAAGATCAGACTGTCAAAGTGATTGGCAATTTTAAAAATAGCTTGCATGAACAATGGTACCAGGTTGAAAAGGATGGTATTAAAGGATGGATGATCGGATCTGCCCTAAAACAGGCTGCACTTCCGCCTGCGCCAGCAACAGATACCGCACTTCCTGAGATCGGATCCTATGTTTACAGCCAATTAAACGGGCTCGAAGCTCGCCGTGGAGCAGCACTTTCATATGCGAAAGTGGCTACATTAAGTGTAAATCAAAAGGTCATGGTCACACATCAGTATGTAAGCAGCACGGGAGAAGCATGGGTTAAGGTACAAATTACCCCTACCCTGGCTGGCTGGGTTCCTGCGGCTAATATTAGTGACACGCAATCTATTAATCTCAATCTTTATGTAACAGCTGATTCAGCAAATTTAAGAAGCGGTGCATCCATGGATGACTCGATTGTGGGACAGACTCCTAAAGGCTCAACACTTAAAGCCGTTTCTCAAAAAAGCGATCCTGACGGAGATATCTGGTATAAAGTCGTGATGAATGATGGCACATTTGCCTGGGTTGCTGGATCTGTTGTTTCGAAGCAGGCTCCTGCCCTATCTTCCTTGTATGTCGCGACAAGAAACACGAATCTTTATTCAGGCGCATCCACCCAATATAAAGTAAAACAAAAGCTAGCCTTTTTAAGTAAAGTAACAGTTTTAAAGGAATTCACGAATTCCCTTGATCAAACCTGGGTGAATATAAAAACGTCTGCCGGTGTAACAGGCTGGACGCCTAAAAAAGAATTAGTTTCATCAAAAAGCGAAATTCATTATGTATACGCCATGAATAAAGCTGCGGTAAGACGAGGCGCTTCCGTAAAATATGCAGTAAATGCTTCTTTAAAAGAAAATGAATCCATCATGGTTTTGAATGAGCTGAATGGCTGGCTGAACGTGGAAACCTCTACAGGTATACGCGGCTGGGTGGACAAATCGCTTACTTCCCCTGTTTCGTTAAAAAGGCTGATTACACCTTACACGGAAACGGTCGATGGCGACCAGTACCTAAACTGGAAAAAACCTTATAATTATAAGTTTACTTATACAGCCCTTTCCGGCAACCGATTAAAGCTGACAGGCGGTTTTACAGACATTGAGCTTCCATCTTTTATCGTTCCTGGCATAAAGTCAGTCGAAGCATTGCCATTAAGCTCTACGGAAAAATCACTGATTATTACGTTTGAACCAGGCTATACGTTTACACTCCGTAATTTTGCGGATAAAGTGTCGGTTAAAGTAGTTCCTACAGGGATTGCTGGCAAGAAAATCATCATTGATGCTGGCCATGGCGGAAAAGATACGGGAGCAATCGGCGAAAGGCCTTCGTGA
- a CDS encoding LCP family protein, with translation MINSRLNKKRKRKLRGFRVFMLLLVLVLLGGGTYYAYDIFSSAKQASQKIYQKLNGQTAHTDNVQVTKDPFNVLLVGIDSQGGGRGRSDVLMLVTINPQTKEVYEVSIPRDTRLYIPDAGKKTKITSSYSYGGIDTTIGAVNKLLDVPIDYYISTNFQGFEDIVDTLDGVKVDVPFTFKAMLTKSLTWKTYHKGEMYLNGNEALAYVRMRKSDPLGDHGRNVRQQQVIKAVIDKGTSFSSISKIDDVLSDLGDNVKTNIPPSKFASFVRLYSQIKDTKINSLKIDGQDELINEAYYYIPDQDSIDKIHSTLLRTLEKVLSATILTPIPTTAARITNNAKSFANLIWQSFFSILK, from the coding sequence ATGATTAATTCACGTTTAAATAAAAAAAGAAAAAGAAAGCTAAGAGGCTTCCGTGTGTTCATGCTCTTGCTCGTCCTCGTCTTATTGGGCGGCGGTACCTATTATGCTTATGATATTTTTAGCAGTGCCAAACAGGCTTCTCAAAAGATTTATCAAAAACTGAATGGGCAAACTGCTCATACAGATAATGTCCAGGTTACGAAGGATCCATTTAATGTGCTGCTTGTCGGGATTGACAGCCAGGGCGGCGGCCGCGGAAGATCCGATGTTCTCATGCTGGTAACGATTAACCCGCAGACAAAGGAAGTCTATGAAGTTAGCATACCGCGTGACACGCGCCTTTATATACCTGATGCCGGCAAGAAAACGAAAATTACAAGTTCCTATTCTTATGGCGGAATTGATACAACAATAGGTGCTGTTAATAAATTATTGGATGTTCCAATAGACTATTATATCTCGACAAACTTTCAAGGCTTTGAAGATATCGTCGACACCTTGGATGGCGTAAAAGTCGATGTACCGTTTACTTTTAAGGCCATGTTAACGAAAAGCCTTACGTGGAAAACCTATCATAAAGGCGAAATGTATTTAAACGGAAATGAAGCTCTTGCATATGTCCGCATGAGAAAAAGCGACCCACTAGGTGACCATGGACGAAATGTTCGCCAGCAGCAAGTAATAAAAGCAGTCATCGACAAAGGAACATCATTCAGTTCGATTTCGAAGATTGACGATGTACTCTCGGATCTTGGGGATAATGTAAAGACAAATATTCCTCCTTCCAAATTTGCTAGTTTCGTAAGGCTTTATTCACAAATTAAAGACACAAAGATTAATAGTCTTAAAATTGATGGACAGGATGAACTCATTAACGAGGCTTACTATTATATTCCTGACCAGGATTCAATCGATAAAATCCATTCAACGCTGCTTCGCACCTTGGAAAAAGTACTGTCAGCGACAATACTAACACCAATTCCGACGACAGCAGCTCGGATAACCAATAACGCAAAAAGCTTTGCCAATTTAATTTGGCAAAGCTTTTTTTCTATTTTAAAATAG
- a CDS encoding response regulator transcription factor — MTTRIVIIDDHQLFREGVKRILEFEKSFQVIAEGDDGSEAIGLIAEHRPDVVIMDINMPTMNGVEATALVTEKYPDSKVIILSIHDDENYVMHALQTGARGYLLKEMDADALIDAVKVVADGGSYLHPRVTHNLVNEYRRLLASGEESSTTGIMGIEIRRPLHLLTRRECEVLQMLADGKSNRGIGEALYISEKTVKNHVSNILQKMNVNDRTQAVVVAIKNGWVEVR; from the coding sequence TTGACGACAAGAATCGTAATTATCGACGACCATCAATTATTTCGTGAAGGGGTAAAAAGGATTTTAGAGTTTGAAAAGTCTTTCCAGGTTATTGCAGAAGGTGACGACGGAAGCGAAGCAATCGGCTTAATCGCGGAACATCGCCCTGATGTTGTTATTATGGACATTAACATGCCAACCATGAATGGTGTAGAGGCGACAGCCCTTGTAACAGAAAAATACCCAGATTCAAAAGTAATTATTCTTTCCATCCATGATGACGAAAACTATGTCATGCATGCCCTGCAAACAGGAGCAAGAGGATACCTGCTGAAGGAAATGGACGCCGACGCGCTAATCGATGCAGTCAAGGTTGTCGCTGACGGCGGATCTTACTTGCACCCGCGCGTAACGCATAACCTAGTGAACGAATACCGCCGCCTGCTTGCAAGTGGCGAAGAGAGCAGCACTACAGGAATTATGGGAATTGAAATCCGCCGCCCGCTTCACTTGCTGACACGACGCGAGTGTGAGGTTCTGCAAATGCTTGCTGACGGAAAAAGCAACCGCGGAATTGGCGAAGCATTGTACATCAGTGAAAAAACAGTTAAAAACCATGTCAGCAATATCCTGCAAAAAATGAATGTAAATGACCGCACCCAGGCAGTAGTCGTAGCCATCAAGAATGGCTGGGTCGAGGTACGATAA